One Paracoccaceae bacterium genomic region harbors:
- a CDS encoding ketoacyl-ACP synthase III produces MNVRAVVRGVGHYLPERVVPNSEFAARIETSDEWIRSRSGIERRHFAAPGQTTSDLAIRAAQAALADAGLAADDVDAIVLATSTADLTFPSAATMVQAGLGMTRGFAYDTQAVCAGFVFALGQADALIRGGMAGRVLVIGAETFSRLMDWDDRTTSVLFGDGAGALVLEAAEGAGTSADRGILSVDLHSDGRHRDILYVDGGTSTGTTGHLRMQGKEVFRHAVEKLAETAHAALDKAGLSGADVDWIVPHQANIRIIEATAKRMQVPMERVVVTVQDHGNTSAASIPLALSIGCARGQIKRGDLVVTEAIGGGLAWGAVVLRW; encoded by the coding sequence ATGAACGTGCGCGCCGTGGTCAGGGGCGTCGGGCACTATCTGCCCGAGCGCGTGGTGCCGAACAGCGAATTCGCCGCCCGCATCGAGACGTCGGACGAATGGATCCGGTCACGGTCGGGGATCGAGCGGCGGCATTTCGCGGCCCCCGGCCAGACCACGTCCGACCTTGCGATCCGCGCCGCGCAGGCCGCGCTGGCCGACGCGGGCCTTGCTGCCGACGATGTGGACGCCATCGTCCTGGCCACATCGACCGCCGACCTGACCTTCCCCTCGGCCGCGACCATGGTGCAGGCGGGTCTGGGCATGACGCGGGGCTTTGCCTATGACACCCAGGCCGTCTGCGCGGGCTTCGTGTTCGCGCTGGGACAGGCCGACGCGCTGATCCGGGGCGGCATGGCCGGACGGGTTCTGGTGATCGGCGCAGAGACCTTCAGCCGCCTGATGGACTGGGACGACCGCACCACGAGTGTGCTGTTCGGCGACGGCGCCGGGGCGCTGGTGCTCGAGGCGGCCGAGGGTGCGGGCACATCGGCTGACCGCGGCATCCTGTCGGTCGACCTGCATTCGGACGGGCGGCATCGCGACATCCTCTACGTCGACGGCGGCACCTCGACGGGAACGACGGGCCACCTGCGGATGCAGGGGAAAGAGGTGTTCCGCCACGCCGTCGAGAAGCTCGCCGAGACCGCCCATGCGGCGCTGGACAAGGCAGGGCTCTCGGGGGCGGATGTCGACTGGATCGTGCCGCATCAGGCCAACATCCGCATCATCGAAGCCACGGCAAAACGCATGCAGGTGCCCATGGAACGGGTCGTCGTGACCGTTCAGGACCATGGGAATACCTCTGCCGCATCGATTCCCCTGGCGCTGTCGATCGGCTGCGCGCGGGGCCAGATCAAGCGGGGCGACCTGGTCGTGACCGAGGCAATCGGCGGCGGACTGGCCTGGGGGGCTGTCGTCCTGCGCTGGTAG
- the msrB gene encoding peptide-methionine (R)-S-oxide reductase MsrB → MDGTSGNSDGKVVKSEAEWRAQLSDLAYKVTRQHGTERAFTHDNFPKARGIFRCICCDAPLFDQARKFDSGTGWPSFWAPAEDAPIATTEDRSWFMRRTEVHCDRCDAHLGHVFPDGPKPTGLRYCINGVALRFEPQPD, encoded by the coding sequence ATGGACGGAACGTCAGGCAACAGCGACGGCAAGGTGGTGAAGTCCGAGGCCGAATGGCGCGCGCAACTCTCGGACCTGGCCTACAAGGTGACGCGCCAGCACGGCACCGAACGGGCCTTCACCCATGACAACTTCCCCAAGGCCAGGGGCATCTTCCGCTGCATCTGCTGCGATGCCCCGCTGTTCGACCAGGCGCGCAAGTTCGACAGCGGCACCGGCTGGCCCTCGTTCTGGGCCCCGGCCGAAGACGCGCCCATCGCCACGACCGAGGATCGCAGCTGGTTCATGCGCCGGACCGAGGTGCACTGCGACCGCTGCGACGCGCATCTCGGCCACGTGTTTCCGGACGGACCGAAACCCACCGGCCTGCGCTACTGCATCAACGGGGTTGCCCTGCGGTTCGAACCGCAGCCGGACTAA
- the scpB gene encoding SMC-Scp complex subunit ScpB, with amino-acid sequence MTEAPEPGLFAAPPLAEQERMIEAMLFASAEPVTLADLAARMPHGCDPAEAMVLLRRRYEGRGVNLVRVGDAWAFRTAADLGFLMQKDVVEHRKLSRAAIETLAIVAYHQPVTRAEIEEIRGVAVSRGTIDQLLEMDWIRFGRRRMSPGRPVTFVVTEAFLDHFGLETARDLPGLKDLRAAGLLDSRPLPSGMGGSGEDDDDAGTTGQSEMFEE; translated from the coding sequence ATGACCGAGGCGCCCGAACCCGGCCTGTTCGCAGCCCCGCCCCTGGCCGAGCAGGAGCGGATGATCGAGGCGATGCTCTTTGCCTCGGCCGAACCCGTGACGCTGGCGGATCTTGCCGCGCGGATGCCACATGGCTGCGATCCGGCCGAGGCGATGGTGCTGCTGCGCCGCCGGTACGAGGGCAGGGGGGTCAACCTGGTGCGCGTGGGCGATGCCTGGGCCTTCCGCACGGCCGCCGATCTGGGCTTCCTGATGCAGAAGGACGTGGTCGAGCACCGCAAGCTGTCGCGGGCGGCAATCGAGACGCTGGCGATCGTGGCCTATCATCAGCCCGTGACCCGCGCCGAGATCGAGGAAATCCGCGGGGTGGCGGTCAGCCGGGGCACCATCGACCAGTTGCTTGAAATGGACTGGATCCGCTTCGGCCGCCGCCGCATGTCCCCGGGGCGCCCGGTCACCTTCGTGGTCACCGAGGCGTTCCTCGATCACTTCGGCCTGGAGACCGCGCGCGATCTGCCTGGGCTGAAGGACCTGCGCGCGGCGGGCCTGCTTGACAGTCGCCCGCTTCCGTCCGGCATGGGCGGATCGGGCGAGGACGACGATGACGCCGGGACCACCGGCCAGAGCGAGATGTTCGAGGAGTAG
- a CDS encoding segregation/condensation protein A translates to MADDWDSTEPVTTADRLAAESLIVDVDGFEGPLDLLLTLSRTQKVDLRRISVLNLAEQYLAFVDRARSLRIELAADYLVMAAWLAYLKSRLLLPPDPEEEGPSAEDLAAHLAFQLARLEAMRDAAARLMARDRLGRDRFVRGLPEDVVRLRKVHFGATLMDLMRAYARIRTKDEFRPYAMERDHVFTMEQALDRLRGLIGHAAQWSDLASFLPEGWGGHPMRRRSATAAHFAAILELAKRGHVDLRQADTFAPLMIRRRET, encoded by the coding sequence TTGGCGGATGACTGGGACAGCACCGAACCCGTGACGACCGCCGACCGGCTGGCGGCCGAGTCGCTGATTGTCGACGTGGATGGGTTCGAGGGTCCGCTCGACCTGCTTCTGACGCTGTCGCGGACGCAGAAGGTGGACCTGCGCCGGATATCGGTGCTGAACCTGGCGGAACAGTATCTGGCCTTCGTGGACCGTGCGCGCAGCCTGCGCATCGAGCTGGCGGCGGATTACCTGGTCATGGCCGCCTGGCTTGCCTATCTGAAATCGCGCCTGCTGCTGCCCCCGGACCCCGAGGAGGAAGGCCCCTCGGCCGAGGATCTGGCCGCGCACCTGGCCTTTCAGCTTGCACGGCTGGAAGCGATGCGCGACGCGGCCGCCCGGCTGATGGCGCGCGACCGGCTGGGGCGGGACCGCTTTGTCCGTGGCCTGCCCGAGGATGTCGTGCGGCTGCGGAAGGTGCATTTCGGCGCAACGCTGATGGACCTGATGCGCGCCTATGCCCGCATCCGCACCAAGGACGAGTTCCGCCCCTACGCCATGGAGCGCGACCATGTCTTCACCATGGAGCAGGCGCTTGACCGGCTGCGTGGCCTGATCGGTCACGCTGCACAGTGGTCGGATCTTGCCTCGTTCCTGCCCGAAGGTTGGGGCGGGCATCCGATGCGGCGGCGATCGGCCACGGCGGCGCATTTCGCGGCGATCCTCGAACTGGCCAAGCGCGGGCATGTCGACCTGCGGCAGGCCGATACCTTTGCCCCCCTGATGATCCGGCGGCGCGAGACATGA
- a CDS encoding 2'-deoxycytidine 5'-triphosphate deaminase: MTAHGVLPAQTLRSLITSGAISADGAVLPVQVQPASLDLRLGGEAIRVRASFLTGAGRSVQDRLADFEMHRVDLTKGAVLERGCVYLIPLAERLALPAAVSGVANAKSSTGRLDLLTRTITDGGVEFDRIPAGYRGPLWAEVCPRSFSVLVRSGMRLNQLRLRQGEAVLDDAALSALHAAVPLVDGPAVIAGGLGFSVDLEAKDGDLVGWRAKPHSGVIDLDRIGHYVATDFWEPLTARNGQLILDPGAFYILVSREAVTIPPDHAAEMAPYLAMVGEFRVHYAGFFDPGFGWAAAGGAGSRGVLEVRCHEAPFVLEHGQVVGRLVYERMAEVPDVLYGAGMASNYQGQGLKLSKHFRG, encoded by the coding sequence ATGACGGCGCACGGCGTTCTGCCCGCACAGACCCTGCGGTCACTGATCACCAGCGGGGCGATCTCGGCGGACGGCGCCGTGCTGCCGGTGCAGGTGCAGCCGGCCAGCCTTGACCTGCGGCTGGGGGGCGAGGCGATCCGCGTGCGCGCGTCCTTCCTGACCGGCGCGGGCCGCAGCGTGCAGGACCGGCTGGCCGATTTCGAGATGCACCGGGTGGACCTGACGAAGGGCGCGGTGCTGGAACGCGGCTGCGTCTATCTGATTCCGCTGGCAGAACGGCTGGCCCTGCCTGCGGCTGTGTCGGGTGTTGCGAACGCCAAGTCCTCGACCGGGCGGCTGGACCTGCTGACCCGGACGATCACCGACGGCGGTGTCGAGTTCGACCGCATACCCGCCGGATACAGGGGCCCGCTGTGGGCCGAGGTTTGCCCGAGGTCCTTCTCGGTCCTTGTGCGCAGCGGCATGCGGCTGAACCAGCTCCGCCTGCGGCAGGGCGAGGCGGTCCTGGACGATGCCGCGCTGAGCGCGCTTCATGCGGCGGTGCCGCTGGTCGACGGCCCTGCGGTGATCGCGGGCGGGCTGGGATTCTCGGTCGATCTGGAGGCGAAGGACGGCGATCTGGTGGGCTGGCGCGCAAAGCCGCACAGCGGCGTGATCGACCTGGACCGGATCGGGCACTACGTCGCCACCGATTTCTGGGAGCCGCTGACGGCCCGGAACGGGCAGCTGATCCTCGATCCGGGGGCGTTCTACATTCTTGTCAGCCGCGAGGCGGTGACGATCCCGCCCGATCATGCCGCCGAGATGGCGCCCTACCTTGCCATGGTCGGTGAGTTCCGGGTGCACTACGCGGGTTTCTTCGATCCCGGGTTCGGCTGGGCCGCGGCGGGCGGCGCGGGATCGCGGGGCGTTCTGGAAGTGCGCTGCCACGAGGCACCCTTTGTGCTGGAGCACGGGCAGGTCGTGGGTCGGCTGGTCTATGAGCGGATGGCCGAGGTGCCCGATGTGCTCTACGGCGCGGGAATGGCGTCGAACTACCAGGGCCAGGGCCTGAAGCTGTCGAAGCATTTCCGGGGCTGA
- the plsX gene encoding phosphate acyltransferase PlsX — protein MRDAADRPPTGEVTGDAGHAAGRIVISVDAMGSDRGPAAVVAGLVISASKNPDIAFILHGDEAVLRPLVNRRRMLAGRCEVRHAPRAVTMHDKPSQVMRHGEGTSMWSCIDAVKSREATVAVSCGNTGALMALSMIKLRKLPGVNRPAIACLWPSRNTGGFNVMLDVGADIRADADDLLQFATMGASYARNGLNLDRPRVGLLNVGTEEHKGRAELKLAHDKMAAAAEAGAYEFVGFVEGGDIPGNRADVIVTDGFTGNIALKTGEGTAKLISDFLKEAFNATFLSKIAALLAITSLRRLQKRIDPRRVNGGVFLGLNGTVVKSHGSADATGVAAAIKLAFQLAKSGFNDRLAARVASTGRAGQDAAQLGAGAESAE, from the coding sequence ATGCGCGATGCCGCCGACCGGCCCCCGACGGGCGAAGTAACGGGCGACGCGGGCCACGCCGCAGGGCGCATCGTGATATCGGTCGATGCGATGGGCAGCGACAGGGGTCCGGCGGCAGTGGTCGCCGGACTTGTGATTTCTGCCAGCAAGAACCCGGACATCGCCTTCATCCTGCATGGCGACGAGGCGGTGCTGCGCCCGCTGGTCAATCGCCGCCGCATGCTGGCCGGACGCTGCGAGGTCCGCCATGCGCCGCGCGCGGTGACGATGCACGACAAGCCCAGCCAGGTGATGCGGCACGGCGAGGGCACGTCGATGTGGTCCTGCATCGACGCGGTGAAATCGCGCGAGGCGACGGTGGCCGTGTCCTGCGGCAACACCGGCGCGCTGATGGCGCTGTCGATGATCAAGCTGCGCAAGCTGCCGGGCGTGAACCGCCCCGCGATCGCCTGCCTCTGGCCCAGCCGCAACACGGGCGGCTTCAACGTGATGCTCGACGTGGGCGCCGATATCCGCGCCGATGCCGACGACCTGCTGCAGTTCGCGACCATGGGCGCATCCTATGCGCGCAACGGCCTGAACCTGGACCGGCCGCGCGTCGGCCTGCTGAACGTGGGCACCGAGGAACACAAGGGCCGGGCCGAGCTGAAGCTTGCCCATGACAAGATGGCGGCGGCGGCCGAGGCCGGGGCCTACGAGTTCGTGGGTTTCGTGGAGGGCGGCGACATCCCGGGCAATCGCGCCGACGTCATCGTGACGGACGGGTTTACCGGCAACATCGCGCTGAAGACCGGCGAGGGGACGGCCAAGCTGATCTCGGACTTCCTGAAGGAGGCGTTCAACGCGACCTTCCTGTCGAAGATCGCGGCACTGCTGGCCATCACCTCGCTGCGGCGACTGCAGAAGCGCATCGACCCGCGCCGGGTGAATGGCGGCGTGTTCCTCGGGCTGAACGGAACCGTCGTGAAATCGCACGGCTCGGCCGATGCGACCGGCGTGGCGGCGGCCATAAAGCTGGCGTTCCAGCTTGCCAAGTCCGGCTTCAACGACCGCCTGGCGGCGCGGGTTGCCAGCACGGGCCGGGCGGGGCAGGATGCCGCGCAGTTGGGAGCGGGGGCAGAGTCAGCCGAATGA
- a CDS encoding MerR family transcriptional regulator, whose product MDKSPDAFRTISEVAEYLDTPAHVLRFWESRFPQVRPVKRAGGRRYYRPSDVALLAGIRRLLHDEGMTIRGVQKVLREQGVRHVAGLSADDAAAFDPVAADDVPRADMPVAEIWDGDADAAPGAEVRAGPDSWFAAAGGDEAPDAAAEVPAEPVLPARPDGDDVRAPAAPAQAPPQPDGAPDGSRGPLDGLPLFSGGFAQREAPAAPPPPDPAAASALPPMATRLRALRVGALAPRAEAVAPLRAALADLSERLADRSPRR is encoded by the coding sequence GTGGACAAGTCGCCCGACGCCTTCCGCACGATCAGCGAGGTTGCCGAATATCTGGATACCCCGGCGCATGTCCTGCGTTTCTGGGAAAGCCGGTTTCCGCAGGTGCGGCCGGTCAAGCGGGCGGGTGGGCGGCGATACTACCGGCCCTCCGACGTGGCCCTTCTGGCGGGCATCCGGCGGCTGCTGCATGACGAGGGCATGACCATACGGGGTGTACAGAAAGTGCTGCGCGAACAGGGTGTCCGGCATGTCGCGGGCCTGTCGGCCGACGATGCGGCGGCGTTCGATCCGGTTGCCGCCGACGATGTGCCGCGCGCTGACATGCCGGTGGCGGAGATCTGGGACGGCGACGCGGATGCCGCACCTGGCGCCGAGGTGCGGGCCGGTCCGGACAGTTGGTTCGCGGCGGCGGGGGGCGATGAAGCCCCCGACGCGGCAGCAGAGGTGCCCGCCGAGCCGGTGTTGCCCGCGAGGCCGGACGGTGACGATGTGAGGGCGCCTGCGGCACCGGCGCAGGCGCCGCCGCAACCCGACGGGGCGCCGGATGGTTCGCGCGGTCCGCTTGACGGGCTTCCGCTGTTCTCGGGCGGGTTCGCGCAGCGGGAAGCGCCTGCCGCCCCGCCGCCGCCCGATCCCGCGGCCGCGTCGGCCCTGCCCCCCATGGCGACCCGTCTGCGCGCCTTGCGGGTGGGTGCGCTTGCCCCGCGTGCCGAGGCCGTAGCCCCCCTGCGCGCCGCGCTGGCCGACCTGTCCGAGCGGCTGGCGGACCGCAGCCCCCGCCGCTGA
- a CDS encoding outer membrane protein assembly factor BamE — translation MAGQSGGMRMRRARLGVAVAILAVAAACAQIVRTHGYAPTDAELSEIVVGVDTRDSVAETVGRPSAQGLLNDDGWFYVQSRFRHMGPREPKEIERQVVAITYDQAGVVQNIERFGLEQGRVVALSRRVTESNVRSFSFVRQLLQNFGRFNAGELLR, via the coding sequence ATGGCGGGGCAGTCGGGCGGGATGAGGATGCGGCGCGCGCGCCTGGGTGTTGCCGTGGCAATACTCGCGGTGGCGGCGGCCTGCGCGCAGATCGTCCGGACGCATGGCTACGCACCGACCGATGCGGAACTCTCCGAGATCGTGGTGGGCGTCGATACGCGCGACAGCGTGGCCGAAACGGTCGGGCGACCCTCGGCGCAGGGGCTGCTGAACGACGACGGCTGGTTCTATGTGCAAAGCCGTTTCCGCCACATGGGTCCGCGCGAACCCAAGGAGATCGAGCGCCAGGTCGTCGCGATCACCTACGATCAGGCGGGCGTGGTGCAGAACATCGAGCGCTTCGGGCTGGAGCAGGGGCGCGTTGTCGCCCTGTCGCGCCGCGTGACCGAATCGAACGTCCGCAGCTTCAGCTTCGTGCGCCAGCTGCTGCAGAACTTCGGGCGGTTCAACGCGGGCGAGCTGCTGCGCTGA
- the ihfA gene encoding integration host factor subunit alpha, whose product MGDRTLTRMDLSEAVFREVGLSRNESAQLVESVLQHMSDALAAGETVKISSFGTFSIRDKSARVGRNPKTGDEVPISPRRVLTFRPSHLMKDRVAAGAKA is encoded by the coding sequence ATGGGCGACCGGACTTTGACCCGGATGGACCTGAGCGAAGCGGTGTTCCGCGAGGTGGGCCTCAGCCGCAACGAAAGCGCGCAACTTGTGGAAAGCGTGCTGCAGCACATGTCCGACGCCCTGGCGGCAGGCGAGACCGTGAAGATCTCGTCGTTCGGCACGTTCTCGATCCGCGACAAGTCGGCCCGCGTCGGCCGCAATCCCAAAACCGGCGACGAGGTTCCGATCAGCCCGCGCCGTGTCCTGACCTTCCGCCCCTCGCATCTGATGAAGGATCGCGTGGCTGCCGGGGCCAAGGCCTGA
- the rpmF gene encoding 50S ribosomal protein L32, with the protein MAVPQNRVTKSRRNMRRAHDALVAANPAECPNCGELKRPHHVCGACGHYDAREVVATAKEVDLDEDAA; encoded by the coding sequence ATGGCTGTCCCGCAGAACCGAGTCACCAAATCCCGCCGCAACATGCGCCGTGCGCATGACGCGCTTGTCGCCGCCAATCCGGCGGAATGCCCGAACTGCGGCGAGCTGAAGCGCCCGCACCACGTTTGCGGCGCCTGCGGCCACTATGACGCCCGCGAGGTTGTGGCGACCGCGAAAGAGGTCGATCTGGACGAGGACGCGGCGTAA
- a CDS encoding DUF177 domain-containing protein gives MTDADVPPDALPWSCPWPVRKLPARRTQTFDLAPDAATRARIARYLDLIDLPALRLSGELRPVGRHDVELLARLTARVVQPCAVTLAPVTTDIAEPVRRLYVAGHEAPQGDEVELPEDVDTEPLPEAIDGGAVAVEALALALPPYPRAPGAGLGEAVFAPPGIAPLRDEDLRPFAGLAALKDSLSRDPPEDER, from the coding sequence ATGACAGACGCCGATGTCCCGCCGGATGCCCTGCCCTGGTCATGCCCATGGCCGGTGCGCAAGCTGCCCGCCCGCCGCACGCAGACCTTCGACCTGGCGCCCGACGCCGCGACGCGGGCCCGGATCGCGCGGTATCTCGACCTCATCGACCTGCCCGCGCTTCGGCTGTCCGGCGAACTGCGCCCCGTGGGGCGGCACGACGTGGAACTGCTGGCGCGGCTGACCGCGCGGGTGGTGCAGCCCTGCGCGGTGACCCTGGCCCCGGTGACCACCGATATCGCCGAGCCGGTGCGCCGCCTGTATGTGGCCGGGCACGAGGCGCCGCAGGGCGACGAGGTGGAACTGCCCGAGGACGTGGATACCGAGCCGCTGCCCGAGGCGATCGACGGCGGCGCTGTCGCGGTCGAGGCGCTGGCCCTGGCGCTGCCGCCCTATCCGCGGGCCCCGGGTGCGGGCCTGGGTGAGGCGGTCTTTGCCCCGCCGGGCATCGCGCCGCTGCGCGACGAGGATCTGCGACCCTTCGCGGGGCTTGCCGCACTGAAGGACAGCCTGTCGCGCGACCCGCCCGAGGACGAGCGCTGA
- a CDS encoding glycoside hydrolase family 3 protein, translated as MMSAGATILGCAGRDLSADEAAFFREADPWGFILFARNVESPAQLRRLTGDLRDAVGRNAVVMTDQEGGRVQRLRAPHWREWSPPLTLAAAAGPQAPRAFWLRSRLIAHELRACGIDANASPCLDLARPETHPFLLNRCLGSDPATVAAIGRAVAEAHLSGGVLPVAKHMPGHGRGTADSHHHLPETGAALPELEATDFAPFAALADLPMAMTAHLVFRSIDSAPATTSPALIALIRHRIGFGGLLMTDDLSMHALSGDVGSRAAAALAAGCDIALHCNGKRPEMERVAEAAGRLSAVAADRAARAIAARQLPDPVDIPALEAELRGLAGGVALGG; from the coding sequence GTGATGTCTGCGGGCGCCACGATACTGGGCTGTGCCGGGCGCGACCTTTCGGCGGATGAGGCGGCGTTCTTCCGCGAGGCTGATCCCTGGGGCTTCATCCTGTTCGCCCGCAACGTCGAAAGCCCGGCGCAGCTGCGCCGCCTGACAGGCGACCTGCGCGATGCGGTCGGGCGGAATGCGGTCGTGATGACCGATCAGGAAGGCGGCCGCGTGCAGCGGTTGCGTGCCCCGCACTGGCGCGAATGGTCGCCCCCCCTGACGCTGGCTGCGGCGGCGGGGCCGCAGGCGCCGCGCGCCTTCTGGCTGCGGTCGCGCCTGATCGCGCATGAACTGCGCGCCTGCGGCATCGACGCCAATGCCTCGCCCTGCCTCGATCTGGCACGCCCGGAAACGCATCCCTTCCTGCTGAACCGCTGCCTCGGGTCCGACCCCGCCACCGTCGCCGCGATCGGCCGTGCCGTGGCCGAGGCGCATCTGTCCGGCGGCGTGCTGCCCGTGGCCAAGCACATGCCGGGCCATGGGCGCGGCACCGCCGACAGCCACCACCACCTGCCCGAGACCGGCGCGGCGCTGCCGGAACTGGAAGCGACGGATTTCGCGCCGTTCGCCGCGCTTGCCGACCTGCCGATGGCAATGACCGCGCATCTGGTGTTCCGCAGCATCGACAGCGCCCCTGCCACGACCTCGCCCGCGCTGATCGCGCTGATCCGCCACCGGATCGGTTTCGGCGGGCTACTGATGACCGACGATCTGTCGATGCACGCGCTGTCGGGTGATGTGGGCAGCCGGGCCGCTGCCGCCCTCGCGGCAGGCTGCGACATCGCGCTGCACTGCAACGGCAAGCGCCCCGAGATGGAACGCGTCGCCGAAGCCGCCGGACGCCTGTCGGCGGTGGCGGCTGATCGTGCGGCCCGCGCCATTGCGGCACGGCAGTTGCCCGACCCCGTTGACATCCCCGCGCTCGAGGCCGAACTTCGGGGCCTTGCTGGCGGGGTGGCCCTTGGCGGATGA
- a CDS encoding SPOR domain-containing protein, with product MAEVDFDRFEADSPLGVSHGVMARTVSLVAAGLSVALVLGLGAWGYKLAVRDVSGVPVVRAMEGPMRVAPEAPGGEIAAHMGLAVNEVAAAGAATGPADRLVLAPAPVDLADEDLAGTLAALAAPVSGRAEGAVALELPPMPAAPSAPVTQEDAIAAALAEALGQDADAVARLSDTATALSGSLDGSGQVAEPVLRLGPGMPRGAVASAVRPRPRPGSQAEPAARANVEPTALAAAPAAEVDAASLSPGMRLVQLGAFETADLARAEWDRVAIRFGDLMAGKARVVQEAQSGGRAFWRLRAQGFESEADARRFCAVLLAEQTACIPVTLR from the coding sequence ATGGCAGAAGTTGACTTCGATCGGTTCGAAGCGGATTCGCCCTTGGGCGTTTCCCACGGCGTGATGGCGCGGACAGTCAGTCTGGTGGCGGCGGGGCTTTCGGTGGCGCTGGTGCTGGGACTGGGCGCATGGGGCTACAAGCTTGCGGTGCGCGACGTGTCGGGTGTGCCGGTGGTGCGCGCGATGGAGGGGCCGATGCGCGTGGCCCCCGAAGCCCCCGGAGGCGAGATCGCCGCCCACATGGGCCTTGCCGTGAACGAGGTCGCAGCCGCCGGCGCGGCGACGGGCCCGGCCGACCGGCTGGTCCTTGCCCCCGCACCCGTCGATCTGGCCGACGAGGATCTGGCCGGCACGCTGGCCGCGCTGGCGGCGCCGGTGTCGGGCCGGGCCGAGGGTGCGGTCGCGCTGGAACTGCCACCAATGCCCGCCGCGCCGTCCGCCCCAGTCACGCAGGAGGATGCCATCGCCGCCGCCCTGGCCGAAGCACTGGGGCAGGACGCGGACGCTGTGGCGCGGCTGTCGGACACCGCGACAGCCTTGTCCGGGTCGCTCGACGGTTCGGGCCAGGTGGCCGAGCCGGTGCTGCGCCTTGGCCCCGGGATGCCGCGCGGCGCCGTCGCCTCGGCCGTGCGCCCAAGGCCCCGTCCGGGCAGCCAGGCCGAACCGGCGGCGCGTGCCAATGTCGAACCGACGGCACTGGCCGCCGCACCGGCGGCCGAGGTCGACGCCGCCAGCCTTTCGCCCGGAATGCGTCTGGTTCAGCTTGGCGCCTTCGAAACGGCCGATCTCGCGCGTGCCGAATGGGACCGCGTGGCGATCCGTTTCGGCGATCTCATGGCAGGCAAGGCGCGCGTGGTGCAGGAGGCGCAGTCGGGCGGCCGGGCGTTCTGGCGCCTGCGCGCGCAGGGTTTCGAGTCCGAGGCCGACGCGCGCCGGTTCTGTGCCGTCCTGCTTGCCGAACAGACAGCCTGTATCCCGGTTACCCTGCGGTGA
- a CDS encoding GNAT family N-acetyltransferase — MLSLLRGRYRARTADTPDDITRAQDLRTLCFRGADGPQDADAFDAICTHMLVEETRSGTLVACFRLLPLSAGCEISRSYSAQFYDLRALSAYEGRMVEMGRFCIHPDWKDADILRVAWGAMTAWVDREGVEMLFGCSSFHGTEAEAYLDAFAMLKDAHLAPRRWLPRVKAPNVFRFAQKLRLRKPDAKRAMLGMPPLLRTYLMMGGWVSDHAVVDRDLNTLHVFTGLEIRSIPPSRARLLRGVAG; from the coding sequence GTGCTCTCGCTTCTTCGGGGCCGCTATCGCGCCCGCACCGCCGACACACCGGACGACATCACCCGCGCGCAGGATCTGCGGACCCTGTGTTTCCGGGGGGCGGACGGACCGCAGGATGCCGACGCCTTCGATGCGATCTGCACCCACATGCTGGTCGAGGAAACCCGGAGCGGCACGCTGGTCGCCTGTTTCCGGCTGCTGCCGCTGTCGGCGGGCTGCGAGATCAGCCGCAGCTATTCGGCGCAGTTCTACGACCTGCGGGCGCTGTCGGCCTATGAGGGCCGCATGGTCGAGATGGGCAGGTTCTGCATCCATCCCGACTGGAAGGATGCCGACATCCTGCGGGTGGCCTGGGGGGCGATGACCGCCTGGGTGGACCGTGAGGGGGTCGAGATGCTGTTCGGCTGCTCGTCGTTCCACGGCACCGAGGCCGAGGCCTATCTGGATGCCTTCGCGATGCTGAAGGATGCGCATCTGGCGCCGCGCCGCTGGCTGCCGCGGGTGAAGGCGCCGAACGTGTTCCGGTTCGCCCAGAAGCTGCGGCTGCGGAAACCCGACGCGAAGCGCGCGATGCTGGGGATGCCGCCCCTGCTGCGGACCTATCTGATGATGGGGGGCTGGGTCAGCGATCATGCGGTCGTCGACCGGGACCTGAACACGCTGCATGTGTTCACGGGGCTGGAGATCCGGTCGATCCCGCCAAGCCGGGCGCGGCTGCTGCGCGGGGTGGCGGGCTAG